The following coding sequences lie in one Peromyscus maniculatus bairdii isolate BWxNUB_F1_BW_parent chromosome 3, HU_Pman_BW_mat_3.1, whole genome shotgun sequence genomic window:
- the Fkbp4 gene encoding peptidyl-prolyl cis-trans isomerase FKBP4, whose translation MTAEEMKAAENGAQPAPLPLEGVDISPKQDEGVLKVIKREGTGTETPMIGDRVFVHYTGWLLDGTKFDSSLDRKDKFSFDLGKGEVIKAWDIGVATMKVGEVCHITCKPEYAYGSAGSPPKIPPNATLVFEVELFEFKGEDLTEDEDGGIIRRIRTRGEGYARPNEGAIVEVALEGYYKDQLFDQRELCFEVGEGESLDLPCGLETAIQRMEKGEHSIVYLKPSYAFGSVGKEKFQIPPHAHLRYEVHLKSLEKAKESWEMNSEEKLEQSNIVKERGTVYFKEGKYKQALLQYKKIVSWLEYESSFSDEEMQKVHALRLASHLNLAMCHLKLQAFSAAIESCNKALELDSNNEKGLFRRGEAHLAVNDFDLARADFQKVLQLYPSNKAAKAQLAVCQQRTRRQLAREKKLYANMFERLAEEEHKAKAEVAAGDHPTDTEMKGEPNNVPGNQSQVETEA comes from the exons ATGACCGCCGAGGAGATGAAGGCGGCCGAAAACGGGGCGCAGCCGGCGCCCCTGCCTCTCGAAGGAGTGGACATCAGCCCCAAGCAGGACGAGGGCGTGCTCAAG gTCATCAAGAGAGAGGGTACAGGCACAGAGACACCCATGATTGGGGACCGGGTCTTTGTCCACTACACTGGCTGGCTGTTAGATGGCACAAAGTTTGACTCCAGTCTGGATCGCAAGGACAAATTCTCCTTTGACCTGGGAAAAG GGGAGGTCATCAAGGCTTGGGATATTGGTGTGGCAACCATGAAAGTGGGGGAAGTGTGCCACATCACCTGCAAGCCAGAATATGCCTACGGTTCAGCAGGCAGCCCTCCAAAGATCCCCCCCAACGCCACACTTGTATTTGAG GTGGAGCTGTTTGAGTTCAAAGGAGAAGATCTTACAGAAGATGAAGATGGCGGGATCATTCGCAGAATACGGACTCGTGGTGAAGGCTATGCCAGGCCCAATGAAGGTGCTATAGTGGAAG TGGCACTGGAAGGCTACTATAAAGACCAGCTCTTTGACCAGCGGGAGCTCTGCTTTGAAGTCGGCGAAGGGGAAAGCCTAGATCTGCCCTGTGGGCTGGAGACGGCCATTCAGCgcatggagaaaggagaacattCCATTGTATACCTCAAACCTAG CTATGCCTTTGGCAGTGTCGGGAAGGAAAAGTTCCAGATCCCACCACATGCACACCTGAGATACGAAGTACATCTGAAGAGTTTGGAGAAG GCCAAGGAGTCTTGGGAGATGAACTCCGAGGAGAAGCTGGAACAGAGCAACATAGTGAAAGAGCGGGGCACTGTGTACTTCAAG GAAGGCAAGTACAAGCAAGCTCTACTGCAGTACAAGAAGATTGTATCCTGGCTAGAATACGAGTCCAGTTTTTCTGATGAGGAGATGCAAAAGGTCCATGCACTTCGACTGGCCTCACACCTCAACCTGGCCATGTGTCACCTGAAACTGCAGGCCTTCTCAGCTGCCATCGAAAGCTGTAACAAG GCCCTGGAGCTGGACAGCAACAATGAGAAGGGCCTGTTCCGCCGGGGAGAGGCACACCTGGCCGTGAATGACTTTGACTTGGCACGAGCTGACTTCCAAAAGGTCCTGCAGCTCTACCCCAGCAACAAAGCCGCCAAGGCCCAGCTGGCTGTGTGCCAGCAGCGGACCCGCAGGCAGCTTGCCCGGGAGAAGAAGCTCTATGCCAACATGTTTGAGAGGTTGGCTGAGGAGGAGCACAAG GCCAAGGCCGAGGTGGCTGCAGGAGACCATCCGACTGACACCGAGATGAAGGGTGAGCCGAACAACGTGCCGGGGAACCAGTCTCAGGTGGAGACAGAAGCttag